AAATCATTCGTTTGTTCTACATTTCCTGGCAGCTTTTCAATTGAAAGATGCAGAAATGGTAAAGATgttgattttttaataatttcctCCTTAATTTTTGTATCAGAAGTCGTCACATCAGTGAATGACGTAGATCGTGGTGGCGTAGgacttttattttcattaattttggAATTAGGAAAGAATGAAGAGAAACAAGAAATATTTAGAGGAGATTCTGATGAACGTTCTTCTTTTGTAGGCTGAATTTCTTTTGATTGATTCACGTTTTGTCTTTCGTCATTAACTATTTGGTCCTTTGAATCTGTTGATGATGGTAAATGCACTGGTTCTTTAGATTTTGTGACTTCCATTGCTAAGCCAGAATGTGAACTATTTTCACTTCTAATTGGTTCAGACGATAAACGAGAGTCAATCTTAATTACAGTAGTAGACTGTGTCATTTCATTTCCTTCATCTAAAGACGTTTTTGAAGTTTCTGATGACTTTGTTATTCTTCTAATAgcacttttaattttttcttttatagttattataaacTTTTCTTCGACCaatactttattttctttttcatctGTTACtacttttttaatcttttctaCACTAGTTTCCAAGGGTGAATCTAAAAGGGATTGGCTAGTCAATTCTTTAGTGATAGTTATTGTGCTGATTTCTTTTCTGGTTGACTCTACACTTCTGCCTTTTAAGTGTGTAAAATCTCCTTCGGTATCTCGATTTTCAGTAAAGATTTCGCTTACTTTATTACCCCTTTCTCGTTCGTTTGCATTTAATAACTTTAAAGACCCTTCTTCGTCAATTTGCTTAACTTTCAAGTCTTGTGTAGAAGTCCCTAACGTTAATGCTTTGTCTTCATCATTTTTATCGTGAGCCGTTCCAATCGTAGGAGGGGTTAATTCTGATTTTAATGGAATAGACTCTGTCTTTACATCTTGCTCTATTTGCTGCAATTTCTGGCCTTGATTTTCTTTTGcctgtttcttttttaataattcctTGCACTTTCTACATAATTGGTCTAAATGCGGAGATTCGTTTAGCCTTTCCTTCAATTTTTCCGCTGTTACTATAAACTCGTCAACATTAATACCGACGATTCCCTGCTCTTCTAGTTTTTTAGCAATAAGTAGCATTTCATTCATTTGGAATCTGAGTGCCTCGATTTTTCTTCTTTCTAAATACTTTTCTCTTTCGTCAACTAACGAGAATCGTAGAAACGCCCCGCACATAAAACACTCTATCTTGTAAATACGTTTAGATGCTTTAGGTaaaagtttttctttaatttctatGGGTTTTCTTTCTTGATAGTTCGGTGACGTAGATctctttttataaataaaccttCGTAATCTGAAAAAGTCCTCTCGGGCCAATTCTTCTAAGCCACTCTCGATGTACGCTATCGTCTCCATTGTTCGCGGTAAAATAATTCTTGTAAATACATTTTTCTTTCTGCAAAACAAACTGGCAATGTAATGCACAAAAATGTCAAGATGAGAAATTCATTATTTGGGTaataaaatttttcatcaagTAATTTGCCACAAATTAAAGTGTTTCATACTTATTGGCGGCTTTGTTAGCCTTGTCTACCGCTAAGAAAACGGCCCTCAATTGTGTTATCAATATCAACAGCCTAATTATCTCATGCCATTGTTTCTTCGCCTCCATGATAATTTCACCTCCTTTTTCGATGCCCAAAAAAGTATACGGTTCGCAATTTGTCTGAAATTTAATAAACTCTATTAACGTCTTATCAAACACTATATAAGATAATCAACATCAGTTAcgttaagtatatattatatacttacatattttcattAAGTGTGTAAAATgattatttaaagaatacaatattatggaAAATACATCAATAATACTTGATATCCTAGGACCTAATGTATTGTAATACTTTACATGCctgattttgataattatttgaatttacCTTTTTTATCTCCCGAAGCATTACTTTAACTCCAGATTTTGGCTTCAAGCGGGATTCCACCAAAACGGCAGCCTGATAAAAACAGTTTATGGATTGATTAATAAAGAGCTGGCCTTTTATgaatgaataatttttttttcgattttatcTTTTCCATAATTTCATCATCACTAGGCGTGCCTCCGTGGCGCAATCGGCTAGCGCGTTCGGCTGTTAACCGAAAGGTTGGTGGTTCGAGCCCACCCGGGGGCGAAAATTTTTGTTAAGTAGAACGCCAAGTAGttacttaaggcggggattaatctcaatccaaaacgataaccttgcacacaaccaaagaccaagcgtatacgcatcgcaataagattcattttagcttagcataaaactgtagttactcggggccggatcttctctatttttcatattcttttaaaatatctttggaaataaatattaggaAACAAAACTGTTCGGTTAaggacattttaatatagatttactaacaatttattcaaataaaatgtataattatcctagttaatacttatatttcgatgaaatagatttttatcggaggtgagtttgtaaattaattacagccaaagtattatgttttattaaaatgtttatggtttaaggtattttaaatattgtgctttatatctcatattttttaacacttcgttattatattgaaactagctgttgcccgcgactttgtccgcgttagcatagtagatcacatcccaagtattatttattgtacaaaaatattcaatatacagaattgactttcctacgatattattatatacttagataGATGTTTCGCTCGGCTTCGCTTgcataatttaggaatttcacgcaaccgtacattttgcagcaaaaaatagcctatgtcccttcacgtggtctattcttcatgtttgccaaataacataaacattgctccagtagttcataagataataagcaattccatataatttccccggttttttccacatttacatctatttcttcgctcttattagtcttagcgtgataaaatatagcccatagccttcctcgataaatgggctatgtaaaactgaaagactttttttaaattgtaccggttcctgagataagcgcgttcaaacaagccctttcatttaatttcccacgttttttccacatttttctctatttcttagttcctattagtcttagcgtgataaaatatagtttatagcctaactcgatgaatgggctatctatctgaaagaaattttcaaatcggataagtagttcctgagattagcgcgttcaaataagctctctcatataatttcccccgttttttttccacattttcctctatttattcactccttttagtcttagcgtgataaaatatagcctacagcctacctcgatgaatgggctatctaacattgaaagaattttttcaaatcggatgagtagttcctgagattagcgcgttcaaataggccctttcatataatttcccccgttttcaccacattttgctctatttcttcactcgtattagtcttagcgtgataaaatatagcttgtaaccttcctcgattaatgtgctatctaacactgaaagaatttttcaaatcggaccagtagttcctgagattatcgcgttcaaataagccctttcaaataatttccccccgttttttccacattttcctctatttcttcgctcctattatacttagcgtgataaaatatagcttatagccttcctcgatacatgggctatccaacaataaaaaaattattcaaatcggaccagtacttcctgagattagcgcgttcaaacaaacaaacaaacaaactcttcccaattataatattatagtatagactaGGTAAACcaggagtcacggaataacaaattggggcttatcctcgccttaatatTTACGGTCGCACTCAGAGAGATATTTAACTATTACTTTACTTCAATTTAATTGAAGACGCAAGTGGATAAAGTCGATATCACCATgctttttgatttcaaattatttttctggTTCCAAAGCttccatttatgaaaaaaaaacgaacattttcaaattgttagttacccaattcatccacttacgtcctCAATTATAaatttgacagaaaatataaaattatggattctaaattttcaaaatctatactaaattaaagttgagttattattgattattgaaTGTACGAtcgaaattgattcctaggcactgAGTACTGACAGACCATCGTCATTTGGTCGTATCATGATAattcaatgataataataattgtgatctgtccgctgggtttgacgtaacgcgaccaagctacgtaggtcccccatctgcctaggaatcaacttctctgatagtacatattataataacttagaTACATTCAAGCACTAGCACAAAAAGTCGAAAACCTActctatttttaaaaaaaaacactagtaAAAAACTATACTAACATTTTTGTCAACGTTTTCAGTGACGATACTATTCAGGTTGGGATTAAAATATCTTGATCTTGCTAAAATTATGTACGCTTCGTGTAGCTTCTCATGCAGGTTTTCATAGGCTCTGCAAAtaggtaatatttaaaaaaaattggggaTGCAAAGAGGCCTCTTTACGTTGGTCTATGCCCAACACGCCAATATAATATGACCAATACATCAATTACAAGCGCTAACGAACGTGAAGAGTTTAAACTTTTGGCGATAAACT
This genomic window from Aricia agestis chromosome 2, ilAriAges1.1, whole genome shotgun sequence contains:
- the LOC121736345 gene encoding uncharacterized protein LOC121736345; the encoded protein is MKNDDEEEYIVNSAGVARYPCMPSEAALAQMRNRMQLAKLGKKLMKWTALASSREMRVLGQELKEAYENLHEKLHEAYIILARSRYFNPNLNSIVTENVDKNAAVLVESRLKPKSGVKVMLREIKKTNCEPYTFLGIEKGGEIIMEAKKQWHEIIRLLILITQLRAVFLAVDKANKAANKKKNVFTRIILPRTMETIAYIESGLEELAREDFFRLRRFIYKKRSTSPNYQERKPIEIKEKLLPKASKRIYKIECFMCGAFLRFSLVDEREKYLERRKIEALRFQMNEMLLIAKKLEEQGIVGINVDEFIVTAEKLKERLNESPHLDQLCRKCKELLKKKQAKENQGQKLQQIEQDVKTESIPLKSELTPPTIGTAHDKNDEDKALTLGTSTQDLKVKQIDEEGSLKLLNANERERGNKVSEIFTENRDTEGDFTHLKGRSVESTRKEISTITITKELTSQSLLDSPLETSVEKIKKVVTDEKENKVLVEEKFIITIKEKIKSAIRRITKSSETSKTSLDEGNEMTQSTTVIKIDSRLSSEPIRSENSSHSGLAMEVTKSKEPVHLPSSTDSKDQIVNDERQNVNQSKEIQPTKEERSSESPLNISCFSSFFPNSKINENKSPTPPRSTSFTDVTTSDTKIKEEIIKKSTSLPFLHLSIEKLPGNVEQTNDLIESSHLPTDATSSKVPENDKVIESCTELIHREAQSEDNVDNSEISTDTNTSENEKKVHMTYNMQITEGERNGLLTSMETSRNKTPNKRDNDDRTSHLTHS